TCTTCTTCCATGTACACACGCATATTACGCATAGAATGTAATAAAGATTCCTGCGTTAGGTTATCTGCAACGATAACGGTACGTGCATTGATTTGTCCCCAAGTTCCTTCGTGGTTATCTTCTCCATAGGTAGGAGCCACGTGCCAGCCTAAATCTAATGCAGAGTAGAATTTACCTTCTGCATTGGCATAGCCATAGTGTCCAGAACCATTACCCACTTCTAACATCGTAAATAACTTATCTACGTCTTTATTGTAAGGCTTGAAGTTATTAAATGCGTTTGTAGACATATCAGGATGGTTGAATTGACCTACGATATCGTCATATGTCATAACCCATGCATAGTACTGATTTAAGTCTTGGTATTGCTTACCGTTGATATTTCTGTCGATAAAATTATCTGAACCAAAGATATTAGAATGACCCCATGTAGTAGAAGTCATTTCGAATGCTGGGAATACAACATAATCACTTTTTGTATATTCCTTAGCAAGATCTTTTGTCAGCTGCCATTGTGCGCCACCAGAACGTTCTGGTACAGAAGCACCTGATGCTGTTTTACGTTCAACTGTATCTGTGCCTAATTTTTCAGGGTCAATATCATGTGAGTGGTCTGAGAATGCAAACCAATCGTAATGATGCGCTTTACCTGCTTTTAAAGCATCTTCAGGTGTTCCAGCACCGTCGTGAGAAATATTCGTATGGTTGTGTGTTGTACCACGGTAGTGATTACCACCTGTAAAACGTGGGACTACTTCGAATGTCCATTGTTTCTCAGTCAGGTTGCCTTTTACATCCTTTGCAGAAACCTTCACTGTGTGCACGCCAAGTTCAAGATCCGTTTCAGGTGTATATTTTACTTGTGATTTGCTGATTGTTGCTGCCGGTGCTGTTAACGGTGTTCCGTCTAAGGAGAACTGAACAGTTGTTTCATCCACACCGCTTGGATCGTTGATTAATGCTGAGATTTCAGGTGTCGGACTTTCAACCTTTGTTGTGTCCTGTGGTGTCATACCTGTAATTTCAGGACCAAAAGTGTCTTCAACTAATGTGACAGCAAATGGTTCTGTGCTAGAGCCAGCTGTTTTGATTTGACCAGCTGCTGTTGCTTCAATGTAATAGTCAAATCCATCTTGAGGCACATTCGCCGCCTCTAATGTCACTGTGTAACGTCCTTGACTGCCTTTTACCATTTGAAGTGCAGTGTATTGGCTTGTGCCTTTTGCACGATAGTAGACAACGACTGATTCTGCGCCGTCAGCATTAGCTGCAAATTCTACACTTGCACCTTTGTATACTTGTGTTATCGGTGTATGTGTTACTGCTAAAACTGGTGCAATATCCTTCACGTCACGTGGATATAGTTGGTATCCATTTGTCGCTGACGCATTGGTTGTATACTGACCTAAGACACCTGTTACGGTGTAGCTCTTACCTGTTTCAAGGTCTGTGTCAGGTTTAATACCAGTTGGGCTCATAACCCTTAGCGTCGTTGTTTTATTGTTTTCATCTACAAATGTTACGTTGTAGTTTGGAGGCGTGCTTGCTGTAGCAGATACTTTCCCAGTAACCGTTACAAGGCTGCCTTCTAGTGGTTCTGCCACTGCGTACGTATTTAAATCAAGAATTGTTAAGCTTTTTGGAACAGGAATCGCATTTCCTTCACTAACTTTCATAATTGAAGTCGGTTCAAATTCAGTTAAACCGTTATAGTAAAGTACTTTACCTGTCATTTTTAGCTTGTCACCTTTAGCCACTTTAAAAGCAGTGTCTAAAGAAGAACTAAAGATGTTGATTCCTGCTGTATCGTCTTGAAGGTAGAAGTTTTGTTTTTGTGTTCCAAGGATTTGATTATCAACCGTTGCTACCCCTTCAATTGTAAAGGATTTGCTTAGGTTGACAGGTTGTCCTTTTGAATCAGATACACGAACGTCTGCAATTTTCGAAACTACAGAAGTGTCCGCTTTTGTAACAGAAACAGCGGCACTTTCAAGCATGATTCCTTTTGCAGAGTTTGTAATTTGTGTTACATACACTGTATCCGGAGCATTGTTGATTGTAACGGAGAAATCTCCTCCTGTGCTTGCTTTTACTTCTTGTGTATTTAATCTTTCAGCTGGTGTGGCTGTGTTGTTTGGATATACATTGATCACAGCATTTGTTGCCGCTGCGCCAGCGTTACCGATTAGCGTTCCCACACCGTTTGTGACTACATAGCTTAGTTTTGCTTGTTGAACAGATGCACTTGCAATAGCTGCATCGATTTGGATTGGCGCACTTTCCGCTAATCCTGATTGTGTTGCAGCTACATAGACAGGTGCTACGTTTTTATCAAGATTAATGCTAAAAGAGCCATCCGTTCCCGCTGTGCCTGAACCGATTGCTGTTCCTTTGGATACGCTTTCATATACCTTAATTGTAGAACCCGCTTCCGCTGCATCAGCGTTACCTACTAATTTTGCTGAAGTGTCATTTTTATCTAATTGAATGTTAAGACCTTTTGGTTGCAAGCTTGTTACCGGAACCATTGGATCTTCGGTCGGGCTTGCTGTGTTACGAGGTGCTGCAACAGGTCCTGTATAAAAATCTGCTGCGTTATCGTCCGTGTCCCACGCATTTCCTTTTCCAGGAGAAGGGTCTACGTTTGCGTATGGTCTACGCTGTGCACTATTTGTATTAGAAGTCGCTTTTGCTGCTCCTAATCCTTCATAAGAATCAGCGCCGCCAACTCCTACAAAATCAACCGTTCCTGCAGGTTTCGCACCAGATGCTGCTGTTGTTTTATCCTTAAATAAAGCAATCTTTGCATCTGATCCAGACATCGCAATAGAACCTGAGGCATCCGGAGTAGGAAGATCCACACCGCTTGCGCCACCTGCTTGAGAAATTAGGTAGTAGCCGTGTGCCTTAATGGTTCCCTTTAAAACCGTAGGTGTCCAACTAGTGCCTGCTTTGGAGGCATACTGGACGGACCAGCCTTCAAGTGAAACATCTTGATCTGTTGGATTGTATAACTCAATAAAGTCCTTATTATATGGAGCGGCATTCGTTCCCGTGCCATTACCTCCACCGCCAAAATACTGAGAAATAACGACATGATCAGCCTGCTCAGCATGAGCTTTGCCAATTAAACCACTTGGCAAAAAGGTGCTGATCAATAGAAGCGCTGCCATGAACGTGCTTGTCCAACGCTTAAACTTCATCTTCCTTGCCTTCATTCACTTACCACCTTTTTTGTGAATTTTTGAAATATATGTATGAAGGCCATCACATATTATAGGTCTTCTTTCATATACTACTCTTTCATTCTACAAAATTTTCAATCTGAAAGATATAAATTTTTTGTAAATTTACTATATAAATATTTAATAAATCTTTTCATAAAATCTATACAAAATCGGGGAAAATGTGATTATATTAAGGGTAAATGCATTTCATTTTTCTAATTGGAAAATTCGGGAAATTATTTCAAAATAACTTTAATAAGGAGCGTGAGCCCTGTTGCCAAATACCGACAAATTGCAACGAAGGTTGAATGTCAGACATCTAACCTTGATAGTACTTATTTTCTCACTTATTACCTGTCTCTCATTCCCTTCGACATCGTCAGCACATGCCTATAGTGCAAGTTATACACAAATAACAATCGATAAACAAAAAACTGAAATAGTCTTCTCAATTGATACTTTATCCATACTCGAACTAGCTCCAAAGATTGACAAAAATAAAAATTTCGTCCTTGAAAAATCCGAAATCAAGACAAATAAGCATCAGCTCGAAGAACTACTTACCGAAGGTCTTACGCTCGATAAAGGCAATAAAGAACAAACACCCACGATCGAAAAAATGAAAATCGTCAAAAAAGAAAACAAGGAATTTCTTTCTACTTATATAAGCTTCCCTACTGTTTCTCCTGGGGAAACAATCGTTTTTAACGATGGATTTTATTTTAATGACACGGCGACCAACTATGTAGATCTCATTTCAGCCTCAATCATGGGAGAAACCAGTGAAGCTGTTTTACAGGGAAAAGAGCGCACATGGACGATTCTAGTCAATGAGGTTCAGCAAGAACAAGGACAAGAGCAAACCGTACAGCCGAATACTAGCCAGGATCAGCCGCAGTCGACAGCACCTGCTAAAGAAACATCGACTACTTCTTGGGTATCTTTTTTAAAGCTCGGAGCTCTGCATATTCTAACGGGTTATGATCATCTATTATTCTTGCTTGCCTTGCTGTTAAGAAAACAAACCTTCAAACAATATGCAGGAATTGTAACCGCCTTCACGATTGCCCATAGTATTACACTTAGTTTGGCAACGTTAGGCTGGGTGACCGTGCCATCCAAGTTTGTCGAAGCCACCATCGCCTTTAGTATTTGCTATGTGGCCATCGAGAATATTTTTAGAAAAGAAATCCGCCATCGCTGGAGCATCACCTTCCTATTCGGTTTAATTCATGGACTAGGATTTGCGACTTTGTTAAAAGAAATGGCGATTCCCAAAAGCCACCTAGCCGTTGCCTTACTCAATTTCAACTTAGGGATAGAGTTCGTTCAACTTTTAATTGTATTATTGCTATTACCTCTTCTAATGTTTATTCAGAAGAAGAAACTACATGGAAAAGTAGTCCAAATAGGCTCTATAATCATTACACTGTTAGGCGCATTTTGGTTTATAGAGAGAATATTTTCTTAAAAATAGGTGTTTTCACTTCCAATTTATACAATCCTGTATGAATCGGAAGTTTTTTTTTGCCTTTTTTTCTGCTAAATTGAGATAATAGCATTAGAATACAATTTATAAAGGGGTACAGAAATGCCAAAACAGAAAAATAAATCTCAGCATTTAGCTACTATTTCTCTTGCTGTGATGGGAGTGGGTTTTATAGCTACCCTGCCATTACAGCATTCTATATGGGGTATGATTCTACAGGGAGGATTCGAAGCTGGACTAGTAGGTGGTTTAGCTGACTGGTTCGCTGTTACTGCTTTATTTAGACATCCATTAGGTCTTCCCATTCCACATACAGCTTTATTGCCGAAAAATCGAAAAAGAATCATCGCAGGGATTATCTCTATGTTAGAAAATGACTGGTTAACGAAAGAGAGCATTCGCAACAAAATTGAAACGATTCCCTTTACAGAAAAACTATTTGGACTTATTCATAAGGAAATCACTTCTCAAGGTGTAAAGGAAAATCTCTTAAAGCTTATTCAACATCTCATTCAGAAAGTAGATAGTAAAAAAATTGCTCCATTGATTGAAAACGAGATTAAAGGCTATCTAAACAAATTAGATAGTAAAGATTATCTTCCCCTATTGATCGATCAAGTAATGGTCAGGAAGTATGATGAAAAAACACTTGATTATATTTTAAAAGAAATAGATGAATGGGCCCAAAAGGATAGCACGAAATATAAGCTCGGCGGGATGGCAGTAGACGCAGTAGAAAACATTAAAGCAGATGGATTTATGCAGTTTGCTTTAAAATCCTTTAGCAGTCTTGTAAACGAAGAAAAGTTAGGAAATATTATTCAAAACCTAATTTTAAAAGGCGTAGATAGCTATCGTGATCCTTTTAATCAAAATAGACAAGGTTTACTCAGCCATATTCACATCAAACTGCAATCAATAAAAGATGATGAAAAGTTGTATGGAGAATTAAATAACCTTAAAACCCATTTAATTGATAAGTGGGAACCACAAGATCAGATTACTGATTTATTAAATCAATTAAAG
The window above is part of the Bacillus sp. SORGH_AS_0510 genome. Proteins encoded here:
- a CDS encoding DUF445 domain-containing protein; this encodes MPKQKNKSQHLATISLAVMGVGFIATLPLQHSIWGMILQGGFEAGLVGGLADWFAVTALFRHPLGLPIPHTALLPKNRKRIIAGIISMLENDWLTKESIRNKIETIPFTEKLFGLIHKEITSQGVKENLLKLIQHLIQKVDSKKIAPLIENEIKGYLNKLDSKDYLPLLIDQVMVRKYDEKTLDYILKEIDEWAQKDSTKYKLGGMAVDAVENIKADGFMQFALKSFSSLVNEEKLGNIIQNLILKGVDSYRDPFNQNRQGLLSHIHIKLQSIKDDEKLYGELNNLKTHLIDKWEPQDQITDLLNQLKKRALDFVADPTFFDDYLLPLIKNGLDQIEENPEKIDQLEGWIKTQISTFVDNNHAKIGKLVEENLEKLDDKTITKMVETNVGKDLQWIRVNGAVCGFLIGLVLVGIKAFF
- a CDS encoding HupE/UreJ family protein — translated: MPNTDKLQRRLNVRHLTLIVLIFSLITCLSFPSTSSAHAYSASYTQITIDKQKTEIVFSIDTLSILELAPKIDKNKNFVLEKSEIKTNKHQLEELLTEGLTLDKGNKEQTPTIEKMKIVKKENKEFLSTYISFPTVSPGETIVFNDGFYFNDTATNYVDLISASIMGETSEAVLQGKERTWTILVNEVQQEQGQEQTVQPNTSQDQPQSTAPAKETSTTSWVSFLKLGALHILTGYDHLLFLLALLLRKQTFKQYAGIVTAFTIAHSITLSLATLGWVTVPSKFVEATIAFSICYVAIENIFRKEIRHRWSITFLFGLIHGLGFATLLKEMAIPKSHLAVALLNFNLGIEFVQLLIVLLLLPLLMFIQKKKLHGKVVQIGSIIITLLGAFWFIERIFS